From Chloracidobacterium sp. N, the proteins below share one genomic window:
- a CDS encoding histone codes for MATKRKAAASSPAPEAPAKKSTTRKKEATVEAAVAPTAKKATAKKATPPKETAKAAEVEKAPAKATPKKTKTPAKTSEAASAPKPEATKKTKAKAAPVAEAKPASTVTADAPAPKKAATGKTKAPAKAEAPKTAAPKPAAAAPKKSKKKEAEAKAETPKKATKKAK; via the coding sequence ATGGCAACCAAACGCAAAGCCGCAGCCAGCAGCCCGGCACCCGAAGCGCCGGCCAAAAAGAGCACGACCAGGAAAAAAGAAGCCACGGTTGAAGCTGCCGTAGCACCGACGGCCAAAAAGGCCACGGCCAAAAAAGCCACTCCGCCCAAGGAGACGGCCAAGGCCGCCGAGGTGGAAAAAGCGCCAGCCAAAGCCACGCCGAAAAAGACGAAAACCCCGGCCAAGACTTCAGAGGCCGCATCGGCTCCGAAGCCGGAAGCGACAAAGAAGACGAAAGCCAAGGCGGCGCCGGTGGCGGAAGCCAAACCGGCTTCGACCGTGACGGCTGACGCTCCAGCGCCGAAGAAGGCGGCCACCGGGAAGACGAAGGCTCCGGCGAAGGCGGAGGCGCCCAAGACGGCAGCGCCCAAGCCAGCGGCGGCGGCGCCAAAGAAATCCAAAAAGAAGGAAGCCGAAGCCAAGGCTGAAACGCCCAAAAAGGCAACCAAAAAGGCCAAGTAA